Proteins encoded in a region of the Mycolicibacterium chitae genome:
- a CDS encoding ATP-dependent helicase — translation MRALPGAAQLPRAPPDRGEFVMPAALRYSPADLSEALGLHPPTDEQAAVIAAPPGPLVVVAGAGAGKTETMAARVVWLVANGFAAPDQVLGLTFTRKAAGQLLRRVRSRLARLAGVGLTPGDSGADPHGTVTVSTYHAFAGTLLREHGLLLPVEPDTRLLSETELWQLAFDVVNRYPDELATQKTPTDVTRLVLRLSNQLAEHLVSTEQLRDIHLELERLVHTLPPGPNQRDRGPNQWLLKMLATQAERSEVVPLIDALHQRLRAEKAMDFGMQMAAAAQLATDCPTVGAQLRQRFRVVLLDEYQDTGHAQRIALSALFGGGVDDGLALTAVGDPIQSIYGWRGASATNLPLFTTDFPRADGTPAPTLELRTSWRNPPSTLQVANAVSAEARRRSVAVRELRARPGAPAGTVTCALLSDVAVERDWVADQIAARFRAAQDGAAQDGAEPPTAAVLVRRNADAGPIAEALRARGLPVEVVGLAGLLAIDEVADLVAMLRLVADPTAGAAAMRVLGGPRLRLGARDLTALWRRARDLDEGGGSSLDAEQIVAQLSPDADTACLADAIGDPGPAHAYSAAGYERITALAEELTALRGHLDRPVTDLVAEVRRVLGADTEAAARAGVEQLDAFADVVDAYAARTPRAGNDIHGLLGYLAVAEDIENGLAPAEVSVAPGRIQVLTVHAAKGLEWQIVAVPHLSARVFPSTANTRTWLTDPGDLPPLLRGDRADLGAHGVPLLDTSTVTHRKQLEDTINAHRAQLEQRRVDEERRLLYVAITRAEDTLLVSGHHWGATESKPRGPSDFLRELKDIIETAAEEGQPCGTVEQWAPEPAAGEQNPLRDTVIEAVWPPEPAPAAQSAVERGAALVAAAMAAPAEDHPDPDGWAADVDALLAERLAPPMTEATPLPGQLSVSALVELGKDPAGAAARLTRRAPVRPDPQALLGTAFHDWVQRFYGADRLFDLDDIPGAVDGGHGSTDAEALADLQAAFMASPWAARTPVDIEVPFEMMIGGRVVRGRIDAIFADADGGFTVVDWKTGAAPADPQAGRAAAIQLAVYRMAWAALHDCPEAAVRGAFHYVRTGQTVAPQDLPAAEELAELLAAEDPDVRTADGP, via the coding sequence CTGCGCGCACTGCCCGGTGCGGCCCAGCTGCCCCGCGCACCGCCGGACCGAGGAGAGTTCGTGATGCCCGCAGCGCTGCGGTACAGCCCCGCCGACCTGTCGGAGGCCCTGGGCCTGCATCCGCCCACCGACGAGCAGGCCGCGGTGATCGCCGCCCCGCCGGGCCCGCTGGTCGTCGTGGCCGGCGCCGGCGCCGGCAAGACCGAGACCATGGCCGCCCGGGTGGTGTGGTTGGTGGCCAACGGCTTTGCCGCCCCCGACCAGGTCCTGGGCCTGACCTTCACCCGCAAGGCCGCCGGTCAGCTGCTGCGCCGGGTGCGTTCACGGCTGGCGCGACTGGCCGGGGTCGGCCTGACCCCCGGGGACTCCGGCGCGGACCCGCACGGCACCGTCACGGTGAGCACCTACCACGCCTTCGCCGGCACCCTGCTGCGTGAACACGGCCTGCTGCTGCCCGTCGAACCCGACACCCGGCTGCTCAGCGAAACCGAGCTGTGGCAGCTGGCCTTCGACGTGGTGAACCGCTACCCGGACGAGCTCGCGACCCAGAAGACCCCGACCGACGTCACCCGCCTGGTGCTGCGGCTGTCCAATCAGCTGGCCGAGCATCTGGTCAGCACCGAACAATTGCGCGACATCCACCTCGAGCTCGAACGGCTGGTGCACACCCTGCCGCCGGGCCCCAACCAGCGCGACCGCGGCCCGAACCAGTGGCTGCTGAAGATGCTCGCGACGCAGGCCGAACGCAGCGAGGTGGTCCCGCTGATCGACGCGCTGCACCAGCGGCTGCGCGCGGAGAAGGCGATGGACTTCGGCATGCAGATGGCCGCCGCGGCGCAGCTGGCCACCGACTGCCCTACGGTGGGCGCCCAACTGCGGCAACGGTTTCGGGTGGTGCTGCTCGACGAGTACCAGGACACCGGGCACGCGCAGCGCATCGCGCTCTCGGCGCTGTTCGGCGGCGGTGTCGACGACGGCCTGGCGCTCACCGCCGTCGGCGACCCCATCCAGTCCATCTACGGTTGGCGCGGCGCCTCGGCCACCAACCTGCCGCTGTTCACCACGGACTTCCCGCGCGCCGACGGGACCCCGGCGCCCACGCTGGAGTTGCGCACGAGCTGGCGCAACCCACCGAGCACGCTGCAGGTCGCCAACGCGGTGTCGGCCGAGGCGCGGCGGCGCTCGGTGGCGGTGCGCGAACTGCGCGCCCGCCCGGGTGCGCCGGCGGGCACCGTGACCTGTGCGCTGCTGTCCGATGTAGCGGTCGAGCGGGACTGGGTCGCCGATCAGATCGCCGCACGATTCCGGGCCGCCCAAGATGGCGCCGCCCAAGATGGCGCGGAGCCGCCGACGGCCGCGGTGTTGGTGCGCCGCAACGCCGATGCCGGGCCGATCGCCGAGGCGCTGCGGGCGCGCGGCCTGCCCGTCGAGGTGGTGGGGTTGGCCGGGCTGCTGGCCATCGACGAGGTCGCCGACCTGGTCGCGATGCTGCGCCTGGTCGCCGACCCGACCGCCGGTGCGGCGGCCATGCGGGTGCTGGGCGGGCCCCGGCTGCGGCTGGGCGCGCGCGACCTCACCGCGCTGTGGCGCCGGGCCCGCGATCTGGACGAGGGCGGCGGCAGCAGCCTGGACGCCGAGCAGATCGTGGCGCAGCTCTCCCCGGATGCCGACACCGCGTGCCTGGCCGACGCCATCGGCGATCCCGGTCCCGCCCACGCCTATTCGGCGGCCGGCTACGAGCGCATCACCGCGCTGGCCGAGGAGCTGACGGCGCTGCGCGGCCACCTGGACCGGCCCGTGACCGACCTGGTGGCCGAGGTCCGCCGGGTGCTCGGCGCCGACACCGAGGCGGCCGCTCGCGCCGGCGTCGAGCAACTCGACGCGTTCGCCGACGTCGTCGACGCCTACGCGGCCCGAACGCCCCGGGCCGGCAACGACATTCACGGGCTGCTCGGCTACCTCGCCGTCGCCGAGGACATCGAGAACGGGTTGGCCCCGGCGGAGGTGAGCGTCGCGCCCGGCCGCATCCAGGTGCTCACCGTCCATGCGGCCAAGGGCCTGGAGTGGCAGATCGTGGCGGTGCCGCACCTGTCGGCGCGGGTGTTCCCGTCCACGGCCAACACTCGGACCTGGCTGACCGACCCGGGCGATCTGCCGCCGCTGCTGCGCGGGGACCGCGCCGATCTGGGCGCTCACGGGGTGCCGCTGCTGGACACCTCCACCGTGACGCACCGAAAGCAGCTGGAGGACACCATCAACGCCCACCGCGCCCAGCTCGAGCAGCGCCGGGTCGACGAGGAACGCCGGCTGCTCTACGTCGCGATCACCCGCGCCGAGGACACCCTGTTGGTGTCGGGGCATCACTGGGGCGCCACCGAGTCCAAGCCGCGCGGGCCGTCGGACTTCCTGCGCGAACTGAAGGACATCATCGAGACTGCGGCCGAGGAGGGCCAACCCTGCGGGACGGTCGAGCAGTGGGCGCCCGAGCCGGCCGCCGGTGAGCAGAACCCGCTGCGCGACACCGTGATCGAGGCGGTGTGGCCACCAGAGCCCGCCCCGGCTGCCCAGAGCGCCGTCGAACGCGGCGCGGCGCTGGTCGCCGCGGCCATGGCCGCCCCGGCTGAGGATCATCCCGACCCGGACGGCTGGGCCGCCGACGTGGACGCCCTGCTGGCCGAACGCCTCGCACCGCCGATGACCGAGGCCACGCCGCTGCCCGGGCAGCTGTCGGTCAGTGCCCTCGTCGAACTCGGCAAGGACCCGGCCGGGGCCGCCGCGCGGCTGACGCGGCGGGCACCGGTGCGGCCCGACCCGCAGGCGCTGCTGGGCACGGCTTTTCACGACTGGGTGCAGCGGTTCTACGGTGCGGACCGGCTGTTCGACCTCGACGACATCCCCGGCGCCGTCGACGGCGGGCACGGCAGCACCGACGCCGAGGCGCTCGCGGATCTGCAGGCCGCGTTTATGGCCTCGCCGTGGGCCGCGCGGACCCCGGTCGACATCGAGGTGCCGTTCGAGATGATGATCGGCGGCCGCGTGGTCCGCGGCCGCATCGACGCGATCTTCGCCGACGCCGACGGCGGCTTCACCGTGGTGGACTGGAAGACCGGGGCGGCGCCGGCCGATCCGCAGGCCGGCCGCGCCGCGGCCATCCAGCTCGCGGTCTACCGGATGGCCTGGGCGGCGCTGCACGACTGCCCGGAGGCGGCGGTGCGCGGCGCGTTCCACTACGTGCGCACCGGGCAGACGGTCGCGCCGCAGGACCTGCCCGCGGCCGAGGAACTCGCCGAGCTGCTGGCCGCCGAAGATCCGGACGTCAGGACAGCCGACGGACCTTGA
- a CDS encoding TIGR02569 family protein — translation MTVDRPPQHVLTAFGLSGVDPDPLGPGWDGGWRSGEVVLSMVADHARAAWSAKVRETLFVDGVRLARPVRSTDGRYVVSGWRADTFVAGTPEPRHDEVISAAVRLHEATAKLERPRFLTQAPVVPWSDVDVFIAADRAAWEERPLHSLPSEARVAPGSADGQRSVDLINQLAELRRPTKSPNQLVHGDLYGTVLFAGTAAPGITDITPYWRPTSWAAGVAVVDALAWGDADDGLIERWNALPEWPQMLLRALMFRLAVHALHPRSTAAAFPGLARTAALVRLEL, via the coding sequence GTGACTGTCGACCGCCCGCCCCAGCATGTGTTGACGGCGTTCGGTCTGAGCGGGGTCGACCCCGATCCGCTGGGACCCGGCTGGGACGGCGGCTGGCGCAGCGGCGAGGTGGTGCTGTCGATGGTGGCCGACCACGCCCGCGCGGCCTGGTCGGCCAAGGTCCGCGAGACCCTGTTCGTCGACGGGGTGCGCCTGGCCCGGCCCGTGCGTTCCACCGACGGCCGCTACGTGGTGTCCGGCTGGCGCGCCGACACCTTCGTCGCCGGTACCCCCGAGCCCCGCCACGACGAGGTCATCTCGGCCGCGGTGCGGCTGCACGAGGCCACCGCCAAGCTCGAGCGTCCCCGCTTCCTCACCCAGGCGCCGGTGGTGCCGTGGTCCGACGTCGACGTGTTCATCGCCGCCGACCGGGCCGCCTGGGAGGAACGGCCGCTGCATTCGCTGCCCTCGGAGGCCCGGGTGGCGCCCGGTTCGGCCGACGGACAACGCTCGGTCGACCTGATCAACCAGCTCGCCGAACTGCGCCGCCCCACCAAGAGCCCCAACCAGCTGGTGCACGGCGACCTGTACGGCACCGTGCTTTTCGCCGGCACCGCGGCCCCGGGCATCACCGATATCACCCCGTACTGGCGGCCGACGTCGTGGGCGGCCGGCGTCGCCGTCGTCGACGCGTTGGCCTGGGGGGACGCCGACGACGGCCTGATCGAGCGGTGGAACGCGTTGCCGGAGTGGCCGCAGATGTTGTTGCGCGCGTTGATGTTCCGCTTGGCGGTGCACGCGCTGCACCCGCGGTCGACGGCCGCGGCGTTCCCGGGACTGGCCCGCACCGCGGCCCTGGTGCGCCTCGAACTCTAG
- a CDS encoding MGMT family protein, giving the protein MAAVTDEQVERVRELVASIPAGKVATYGDIAAAAGLSSARITGWIMRTDSADLPWHRVIAASGRPAAHLRTRQLALLRAEGVLAVDGRIRLHGNDSVRHRF; this is encoded by the coding sequence GTGGCCGCCGTCACCGACGAACAGGTTGAACGGGTCCGCGAACTGGTGGCCTCGATCCCGGCCGGAAAGGTCGCCACCTACGGTGACATCGCCGCGGCGGCGGGGCTTTCCAGCGCGCGCATCACGGGCTGGATCATGCGCACCGACTCCGCGGATCTGCCGTGGCACCGGGTGATCGCCGCCTCGGGCCGCCCGGCCGCACATCTGCGCACCCGCCAGCTCGCGCTGTTACGCGCCGAGGGCGTGCTGGCCGTCGACGGCCGGATCCGGTTGCACGGCAACGACTCCGTGCGACACCGGTTCTAG
- a CDS encoding DoxX family protein — MTSTDPASASATVDARRAGRRSAHRLAALLGGVGVLHFVAPKPFDSIIPAELPGSPRTYTYASGVAELVTAGLLAAPRTRRLGATAAVALFVAVFPGNLNMVRLWWDKPWPMRLGAIARLPLQVPMITEALKVRRLS, encoded by the coding sequence ATGACCTCGACCGATCCCGCGTCCGCATCCGCCACCGTCGACGCGCGTCGCGCCGGCAGGCGTTCGGCCCACCGGCTGGCCGCGCTCCTCGGTGGCGTCGGGGTGCTGCACTTCGTGGCGCCAAAGCCGTTCGACTCGATCATCCCCGCCGAGCTGCCCGGCAGTCCCCGCACCTACACCTACGCCTCGGGCGTGGCCGAGTTGGTGACCGCCGGATTGTTGGCGGCCCCGCGCACCCGGCGCCTGGGCGCGACGGCGGCCGTGGCGCTGTTCGTGGCCGTGTTCCCCGGCAACCTGAACATGGTCCGGCTGTGGTGGGACAAGCCGTGGCCGATGCGCCTGGGCGCGATCGCGCGGCTGCCGCTGCAGGTCCCGATGATCACCGAGGCGCTCAAGGTCCGTCGGCTGTCCTGA
- a CDS encoding potassium channel family protein, translated as MRRLDEALTAKPDAALVDHLRIPERFVSPARKIGRRVLYALGALFAAVLIVYVDRHGYRDVQGDELSFLDCLYYATVSLSTTGYGDITPYTPSARLINVLVITPLRIAFLIVLIGTTVETLTAASRQALKIQRWRNTVRNHNVVIGYGTKGKTAVTAMIADGIPPAEIVVVDTDQASLERANAAGLVTVRGDANRSDVLRLAGAQHAKSIIVAPNSDPTAVMVTLTARELAPNAKIIAAIRESENQHLLKQSGADSVVVSSETAGRLLGIATSTPSVVELIEDLLTPDEGFVIVERDVERSEVGGSPKHLVDIVLGVVRNGVLKRVDDPEVDSLEEGDRVLYVHSGGEDRD; from the coding sequence ATGCGCCGCCTCGACGAGGCACTGACCGCGAAGCCGGACGCGGCCCTCGTCGATCACCTGCGGATCCCGGAGCGGTTCGTCTCCCCGGCGCGCAAGATCGGCCGCCGCGTCCTCTACGCGTTGGGCGCGCTGTTCGCAGCGGTGCTCATCGTCTACGTCGACCGCCACGGCTACCGCGATGTGCAGGGCGACGAGCTGTCGTTCCTGGATTGCCTGTACTACGCCACGGTGTCGCTGTCGACCACCGGCTACGGCGACATCACCCCGTACACGCCGTCGGCCCGGCTGATCAACGTCCTGGTCATCACGCCGCTGCGGATCGCCTTCCTGATCGTGCTCATCGGCACCACCGTCGAGACCCTGACCGCGGCCTCGCGGCAGGCCTTGAAGATTCAGCGCTGGAGGAACACCGTGCGCAACCACAACGTCGTCATCGGGTACGGCACCAAGGGCAAGACCGCCGTCACCGCGATGATCGCCGACGGCATCCCGCCCGCCGAGATCGTCGTCGTCGACACCGACCAGGCGTCGCTCGAGCGTGCCAACGCCGCCGGGCTGGTCACCGTCCGCGGCGACGCCAACCGCTCCGATGTGCTGCGCCTGGCCGGCGCCCAGCACGCCAAGTCGATCATCGTGGCCCCCAACAGCGACCCCACCGCGGTCATGGTCACGCTGACCGCCCGCGAACTCGCGCCCAACGCGAAGATCATCGCGGCCATCCGGGAGTCCGAGAACCAGCACCTGCTCAAACAGTCCGGCGCGGACTCGGTGGTGGTGTCCTCGGAGACCGCCGGACGGCTGCTGGGCATCGCGACCAGCACCCCGAGCGTGGTGGAACTCATCGAGGACCTGCTGACCCCCGACGAGGGTTTCGTCATCGTCGAGCGCGACGTGGAGCGCAGCGAGGTCGGCGGCTCGCCCAAGCACCTGGTGGACATCGTGCTGGGCGTGGTGCGCAACGGTGTGCTCAAGCGGGTCGACGATCCCGAGGTCGACTCGCTCGAGGAAGGAGATCGGGTGCTCTACGTGCACAGCGGGGGTGAGGACCGTGACTGA
- the nudC gene encoding NAD(+) diphosphatase, with amino-acid sequence MTDFQLRNTPLLSRVGADRSDHLRTDIDAAIAGWAEAAVLRVDGRGQVLIADGKVVLGETAPLGDTPPHDAVFLGRLEDGRHVWAIRAPLAPPEDGADAQVLDIRRTGVLFDDVSAHLVSSATALLNWHDAARFSSVDGAPTQPSKGGWSRVNPVTGHEEFPRIDPAVICLVHDDADRVVLARQRNWPDRMFSLLAGFVEAGESFETCVSREIAEEVGLAVRDVRYLGSQPWPFPRSLMVGFHAVADPDQPFSFNDGEIAEAAWFTRDEVRAALGVGDWSTAAASASKLLLPGSISIAREIIESWAERD; translated from the coding sequence GTGACTGACTTCCAGCTGCGCAACACCCCACTGTTGTCCCGGGTGGGGGCCGACCGCTCCGATCACCTGCGCACCGACATCGACGCGGCCATCGCCGGCTGGGCCGAGGCCGCGGTCCTGCGCGTCGACGGCCGCGGTCAGGTGCTGATCGCCGACGGGAAGGTGGTGCTGGGGGAGACCGCCCCGCTGGGCGACACCCCGCCGCACGACGCGGTGTTCCTGGGGCGGCTCGAGGACGGCCGGCACGTCTGGGCCATCCGCGCCCCGCTGGCGCCGCCCGAGGACGGGGCCGACGCGCAGGTCCTCGACATCCGCCGCACCGGGGTCCTGTTCGACGACGTCAGCGCGCACCTGGTGTCCTCGGCCACCGCGTTGCTCAATTGGCATGACGCGGCAAGGTTTTCGTCGGTCGACGGTGCGCCGACCCAGCCGAGCAAGGGCGGCTGGTCGCGGGTGAACCCAGTGACCGGCCACGAGGAGTTCCCGCGCATCGACCCGGCCGTCATCTGCCTGGTGCACGACGACGCCGACCGGGTGGTGCTGGCCCGGCAGCGCAACTGGCCCGACCGGATGTTCTCGCTGCTGGCCGGGTTCGTCGAGGCCGGCGAGTCGTTCGAGACCTGCGTGAGTCGCGAGATCGCCGAGGAGGTCGGCCTCGCGGTGCGCGACGTGCGGTATCTGGGCAGCCAGCCGTGGCCGTTCCCGCGCTCGCTGATGGTCGGCTTCCACGCCGTCGCCGATCCGGATCAGCCGTTCAGCTTCAACGACGGCGAGATCGCCGAGGCCGCCTGGTTCACCCGCGACGAGGTCCGCGCGGCCCTGGGCGTGGGGGATTGGAGCACCGCGGCGGCCTCGGCATCGAAACTGCTGCTGCCGGGCTCGATCTCGATCGCCCGGGAGATCATCGAATCCTGGGCTGAACGCGACTAA
- a CDS encoding alpha/beta fold hydrolase: MPPSLHVHRYGPDGAPRVLALHGLTGHGQRWQRLSDDHLPGIAIAAPDLIGHGRSPWAAPWTIDANAAALAALLEADTRDPVVVVAHSFGAAVALQLAAANPELVAALVLLDPAVGLDGTWMQQIAEAMFADPDYTDAAEARNEKSGGSWGDVDDAVLDAEIDEHLIALPNGRVGWRISIPAMLAYWSELARDPAVPRTPIPTTVVRARHTHPRYVDDEFVELLRAGLGAVELVEFDCNHMVPHAKPAETAALIRAALGS; this comes from the coding sequence GTGCCCCCATCTCTGCATGTGCACCGGTACGGACCCGACGGAGCGCCGCGGGTGCTCGCCCTGCACGGGCTGACCGGCCACGGGCAGCGCTGGCAACGGCTGTCCGACGACCACCTGCCGGGGATCGCGATCGCCGCACCGGACCTGATCGGGCACGGCCGCTCGCCGTGGGCGGCGCCGTGGACCATCGACGCGAACGCGGCCGCGCTGGCCGCGCTGCTCGAGGCCGACACCCGGGACCCCGTTGTGGTGGTGGCGCATTCGTTCGGCGCCGCCGTCGCGCTGCAGCTGGCCGCGGCCAACCCGGAGCTGGTGGCGGCGCTGGTCCTGCTGGACCCGGCGGTCGGCCTGGACGGCACGTGGATGCAGCAGATCGCCGAGGCGATGTTCGCCGACCCGGACTACACCGACGCCGCCGAGGCGCGCAACGAGAAGAGCGGCGGCTCCTGGGGCGACGTCGACGACGCCGTGCTGGACGCCGAGATCGACGAACACCTGATCGCCCTGCCGAACGGGCGGGTGGGCTGGCGGATCAGCATCCCGGCGATGCTGGCGTACTGGAGCGAGCTGGCCCGCGACCCGGCGGTGCCGCGGACCCCGATCCCCACCACCGTCGTGCGGGCCCGGCATACCCATCCGCGCTATGTCGACGACGAGTTCGTCGAGCTTCTCCGGGCCGGCCTGGGCGCCGTGGAGCTGGTCGAATTCGACTGCAACCACATGGTTCCGCACGCCAAGCCGGCCGAGACGGCCGCGTTGATCCGGGCCGCGCTGGGGTCCTGA
- a CDS encoding ATP-dependent helicase, giving the protein MATPHTAPAPSAPSGARRWDSAAAELLDPARRGTFRVLGGAGTGTSSLLVDVATARIAAGTDPESVLLLTGSGRVSGRVRSALTTALLTAGAAGRAVVRQPLVRSVHAYAFGVLRVAAQRVGDPPPRLITGAEQDGVIRELLAGDLEDGAAAWPPELHAALGTAGFATELRDLLARCTERGIDPLRLQRLGRSARRPEWTAAGRFAQQYEHVMLLRSAVGTAAPQASVPALGAAELVGAALEAFGADPDLLAAERARVRVLLVDDAQHLDPQTARLVRLLAAGADLAVVAGDPNQAAFGFRGADPALLLAEEWPAVPLTDSHRCAPPVAAVLTGLAAALPGTGPARQVRSARTEPGVVTATLAASEHAEATLIADTLRRAHLLEGVPWSQMAVLVRSVSGIGAALPRILRTAGVPVAAPAAHPPLAHNATVRAVLTALQATVAGLTADRAHALLTGPVGRVDPVSLRQLRRALRRQSADTADFGELLVAALRDGVPEALPPAHARPLRRVKAVLDAAAAGYRAGADPRSVLWQAWYRTGLQRRLDAAIDRGGDSARRAHADLDAVTALFDVADQYVSRTAGATVAGLAEHVWGLQLPTPAAEPVVPAEAVAILSPHQALDRDWDTVVIAGLQEGLWPNTIPRGGVLGTQRLLDVLAGIGADASDRAPLIADERRLLITAVGRARRRLAVTAVDGAAAETDDGLRVPSPFFYDIARLATDDDLAERAVPTVSTPPVLSVPSVVGRLRAVVCAPDGAVADAQRFSAATQLARLAQAGVPGADPADWQQLRPVSTVEPLWRLDEDGERTPVTMSPSTLQQVQDCPLRWLMERHGGSDARELRSALGSVVHALIAEPGADEATMLARLEQVWDRLPFESQWFARNELDRHRAMIETFARWREDSRAELTEVGTEVDVDGVLPAPDRALPDVRVRGRIDRLERDAEDRLVIVDVKTGKSPVSKDDAQKHPQLAAYQLAVAQGLVPDGAEPGGGKLVYLGKVGVSGATQREQDPLTAQARQDWRDEVHAAAADTAGPQFRARVNSGCAHCPVRPSCPAHRRTEESS; this is encoded by the coding sequence ATGGCCACACCGCACACCGCACCCGCGCCGTCCGCGCCGTCGGGCGCGCGGCGCTGGGACTCCGCCGCCGCCGAGCTGCTCGACCCGGCCCGGCGCGGCACCTTCCGTGTTCTCGGTGGGGCCGGCACCGGCACGTCGAGTCTGCTGGTGGACGTGGCCACGGCCCGCATCGCCGCCGGGACGGATCCGGAATCGGTTCTGCTGCTTACCGGTTCGGGACGGGTCAGCGGCCGGGTCCGCAGCGCGCTGACCACCGCGTTGCTGACCGCCGGGGCGGCGGGGCGCGCCGTGGTGCGCCAGCCGCTGGTGCGTTCGGTGCACGCGTACGCGTTCGGGGTGCTGCGGGTGGCGGCCCAGCGCGTCGGTGATCCGCCGCCGCGGCTGATCACCGGCGCCGAGCAGGACGGCGTCATCCGCGAACTGCTGGCCGGCGATCTCGAGGACGGCGCCGCGGCCTGGCCGCCGGAGTTACACGCCGCGTTGGGCACCGCCGGGTTCGCCACAGAATTGCGGGACCTGCTGGCCCGCTGCACCGAACGCGGCATCGATCCGCTGCGGCTGCAGCGCCTCGGCCGCTCGGCGCGCCGGCCCGAGTGGACCGCGGCCGGCCGGTTCGCGCAGCAGTACGAACACGTGATGCTGCTGCGCTCGGCCGTGGGCACCGCCGCGCCGCAGGCCAGCGTCCCGGCCCTGGGGGCGGCCGAACTGGTGGGCGCGGCGCTCGAGGCCTTCGGCGCCGATCCGGACCTGCTGGCCGCCGAACGCGCCCGGGTCCGGGTGCTGCTGGTCGACGACGCCCAGCACCTCGACCCGCAGACCGCGCGGCTGGTCCGGCTGCTGGCCGCCGGCGCCGATCTGGCGGTCGTCGCGGGGGATCCGAATCAGGCCGCGTTCGGTTTCCGCGGCGCCGATCCGGCGCTACTGCTCGCCGAGGAATGGCCGGCGGTGCCCCTGACGGACTCGCATCGCTGCGCGCCGCCCGTCGCCGCGGTGCTCACCGGACTGGCCGCGGCGCTGCCCGGCACCGGTCCGGCGCGTCAGGTGCGCAGCGCCCGCACCGAACCCGGCGTCGTCACCGCCACGCTGGCCGCCTCCGAGCATGCCGAGGCGACGTTGATCGCCGACACCCTCCGGCGCGCGCACCTACTCGAGGGCGTGCCCTGGTCGCAGATGGCGGTCCTGGTGCGGTCGGTGTCCGGGATCGGGGCGGCCCTGCCGCGCATCCTGCGCACCGCCGGCGTCCCGGTGGCCGCCCCGGCCGCGCATCCACCGCTGGCGCACAACGCCACCGTGCGCGCGGTGCTGACGGCGCTGCAGGCCACGGTCGCCGGGCTGACCGCCGACCGGGCCCACGCGCTGCTGACCGGACCCGTCGGGCGGGTGGACCCGGTGTCGCTGCGGCAGCTGCGCCGGGCGTTGCGCCGGCAATCGGCCGACACCGCCGACTTCGGCGAACTGCTGGTCGCGGCGCTGCGCGACGGCGTCCCGGAGGCCCTGCCGCCCGCGCACGCGCGGCCGCTGCGCCGGGTCAAGGCCGTGCTCGACGCCGCGGCCGCCGGCTACCGCGCGGGCGCCGATCCGCGGTCCGTGCTGTGGCAGGCCTGGTACCGGACCGGGCTGCAGCGCCGCCTCGACGCGGCCATCGACCGCGGCGGCGACAGCGCCCGCCGCGCGCACGCCGACCTCGACGCGGTCACCGCGCTGTTCGACGTCGCCGACCAGTACGTGTCGCGCACCGCCGGGGCGACGGTGGCCGGGCTGGCCGAGCACGTGTGGGGCCTGCAGCTGCCGACCCCGGCCGCCGAACCCGTCGTGCCCGCCGAGGCGGTGGCGATCCTGAGCCCGCATCAGGCCCTCGACCGGGACTGGGACACCGTGGTCATCGCGGGCCTGCAGGAGGGGTTGTGGCCCAACACGATTCCGCGCGGCGGCGTGCTGGGCACCCAGCGGCTGCTCGACGTGCTGGCCGGCATCGGGGCCGATGCGTCGGACCGCGCGCCGCTGATCGCCGACGAGCGCCGGCTGCTGATCACCGCGGTCGGGCGGGCCCGGCGCCGGTTGGCCGTCACCGCGGTCGACGGCGCGGCCGCCGAGACCGACGACGGGCTGCGGGTGCCCTCGCCGTTCTTCTACGACATTGCCCGCTTGGCCACCGACGACGACCTCGCCGAGCGCGCCGTGCCGACGGTGAGCACCCCGCCGGTGCTGTCGGTCCCGTCCGTGGTGGGCCGGTTGCGCGCGGTGGTCTGCGCGCCCGACGGCGCCGTCGCCGACGCGCAACGGTTCAGCGCCGCAACCCAACTGGCGCGGCTGGCCCAGGCCGGCGTGCCGGGTGCGGACCCCGCCGACTGGCAGCAGCTGCGGCCGGTCAGCACCGTCGAGCCGCTGTGGCGCCTCGACGAGGACGGGGAGCGCACCCCGGTCACCATGTCCCCGTCGACGCTGCAGCAGGTGCAGGACTGTCCGCTGCGCTGGCTGATGGAACGCCACGGCGGCTCCGATGCCCGCGAACTGCGCTCCGCGCTGGGCTCGGTGGTCCACGCGCTGATCGCCGAACCCGGCGCCGACGAGGCCACCATGCTGGCCCGCCTCGAACAGGTCTGGGACCGGCTGCCGTTCGAATCGCAGTGGTTCGCCCGCAACGAGTTGGACCGGCACCGCGCCATGATCGAGACCTTCGCGCGGTGGCGCGAGGACTCCCGCGCCGAGCTGACCGAGGTCGGCACCGAGGTCGACGTCGACGGGGTGCTGCCCGCCCCGGACCGGGCGCTGCCGGATGTCCGGGTCCGGGGGCGCATCGACCGCCTCGAACGCGACGCCGAGGACCGGCTGGTGATCGTCGACGTCAAGACCGGCAAGAGCCCGGTCAGCAAGGACGACGCGCAGAAGCACCCCCAGCTGGCGGCCTACCAGCTGGCGGTGGCCCAGGGCCTGGTACCCGACGGCGCGGAGCCGGGCGGCGGCAAGCTCGTCTACCTCGGCAAGGTCGGCGTCTCCGGCGCGACACAGCGCGAACAGGATCCGCTGACCGCGCAGGCACGGCAGGATTGGCGCGACGAGGTGCACGCGGCCGCCGCCGACACCGCCGGCCCGCAGTTCCGGGCCCGGGTCAACAGCGGCTGCGCGCACTGCCCGGTGCGGCCCAGCTGCCCCGCGCACCGCCGGACCGAGGAGAGTTCGTGA